A window of Salmo trutta chromosome 5, fSalTru1.1, whole genome shotgun sequence contains these coding sequences:
- the LOC115194745 gene encoding mucin-5AC, whose translation MVAAGIVNEEPPVGEVEEKGVSQTETDRSPSTAIIDLSSHAQSGDDHTHTDEAESPTHQVSASSMAETPANSMPSETQPTNEYSVPVSTTDQSVPVSDESSVPAVSTSTNELPASVTAGASDRSAQGTNPKTSQVFKPSRPASTTTTSSVRKTVIRTLNSSENQGMRRVVPIFKAGRRGSIPGKQVEKPPGHQSSGPRTTTTTSSNPANRSLRRAERSSATPRRNSLQVDDPKAVTTTGVHGSARDQPQPSTLQRKPSVRKPLRPVVPRPPPEEKMCRSTLRALAAAGGAVPIAEGGGGNSLSAPSTPSHRGGVSNPTPLPGFARKHSRFLFQTDRSRPPGEYPHPF comes from the exons ATGGTGGCTGCAGGGATAGTGAACGAGGAGCCTCCTGTGGGTGAAGTAGAGGAGAAGGGTGTGTCTCAGACAGAGACGGATCGATCTCCATCCACAGCTATTATAGACCTCTCCTCACACGCACAGAGCGGTGACGACCACACGCACACTGACGAGGCTGAGAGTCCAACACACCAGGTATCCGCTTCTTCTATGGCTGAGACCCCAGCCAATAGCATGCCTTCGGAAACTCAACCCACCAATGAGTACTCAGTGCCTGTGTCCACCACTGACCAGTCAGTGCCTGTCTCCGATGAGTCATCGGTTCCAGCAGTGTCTACCTCCACCAATGAGCTGCCTGCGTCAGTCACCGCTGGTGCCTCTGATAGGTCAGCCCAGGGTACGAATCCCAAGACCAGCCAGGTCTTTAAGCCTTCCAGACCCGCCtcgaccaccaccacca gcagcgTGCGAAAAACTGTCATCCGCACCCTCAACTCCTCAGAGAACCAGGGCATGAGGCGTGTGGTCCCTATCTTCAAGGCCGGTCGACGTGGCTCGATCCCGGGTAAACAGGTGGAGAAACCCCCTGGTCACCAGAGCTCTGGTCCAcggaccaccaccaccacctcctctaaCCCAGCCAACCGCTCTCTTAGACGGGCAGAGAGGAGCTCCGCCACACCCCGTCGTAATAGCCTCCAGGTCGACGACCCCAAGGCCGTGACTACCACGGGTGTCCACGGCAGTGCCCGAGACCAACCGCAACCTTCCACCCTCCAGAGGAAGCCGTCCGTCCGAAAGCCTCTCCGCCCCGTCGTCCCCAGACCGCCTCCAGAGGAAAAGATGTGTCGTTCCACCCTCCGAGCCCTCGCTGCCGCCGGTGGGGCTGTTCCAATAGCGGAGGGTGGAGGAGGTAACAGCCTCAGTGCCCCGTCGACCCCCTCCCACCGTGGAGGCGTCTCCAACCCCACCCCCCTCCCTGGATTTGCCAGAAAACACAGCCGCTTCCTCTTTCAGACGGACCGCTCTCGCCCCCCCGGGGAGTACCCTCACCCCTTCTAA